A single genomic interval of Isachenkonia alkalipeptolytica harbors:
- a CDS encoding energy-coupling factor transporter ATPase: MEKMIEVQNVTFLYESNDQDDVIKALKDINIEVKKGEFVTIIGHNGSGKSTLAKHINALLKPSEGDVWVKGMNTKEEEETWNIRQTAGMVFQNPDNQIVATIVEEDVAFGPENLGVPSPEIRIRVEEALKTVGMLEYREKGPHLLSGGQKQRIAIAGVIAMKPDCIVLDEPTAMLDPSGRKDVMDTIKKLNREENITVLNITHFMEEAVNSDRVIVMEDGDIVLEGTPREVFSKVGELKTLGLDVPQVTDLAFELRKEGIELPEDILTVDEMVMQLCQLK; the protein is encoded by the coding sequence ATGGAAAAAATGATAGAAGTGCAAAATGTAACCTTTCTGTATGAAAGCAATGATCAGGACGATGTGATTAAAGCTTTAAAGGATATCAACATAGAAGTAAAAAAAGGGGAGTTTGTCACGATCATCGGTCATAACGGATCGGGAAAATCCACCTTAGCCAAACATATTAATGCCCTTTTAAAACCCAGTGAAGGAGATGTCTGGGTCAAGGGAATGAACACGAAGGAAGAGGAAGAAACCTGGAATATCCGCCAAACCGCCGGTATGGTCTTTCAAAATCCCGATAATCAGATCGTCGCCACGATTGTGGAAGAGGATGTGGCCTTCGGTCCGGAAAATTTGGGGGTTCCCTCCCCGGAAATACGGATCCGTGTGGAAGAAGCCTTAAAAACCGTGGGGATGCTGGAATACAGAGAAAAAGGGCCTCACTTATTATCCGGAGGACAAAAACAACGCATCGCCATCGCCGGGGTCATCGCCATGAAACCGGATTGTATTGTGTTGGATGAACCCACAGCGATGCTGGATCCTTCCGGTCGTAAGGATGTTATGGATACCATAAAAAAACTTAATCGGGAAGAAAACATTACGGTGCTTAACATCACCCACTTCATGGAGGAGGCGGTAAACTCCGACAGAGTGATTGTAATGGAAGACGGGGATATTGTTTTAGAGGGAACACCCCGGGAGGTTTTTTCCAAGGTGGGAGAACTCAAGACCTTAGGCCTGGATGTACCTCAGGTTACGGATCTTGCCTTTGAGCTCCGGAAGGAAGGCATTGAGCTACCGGAGGATATTTTAACCGTAGATGAGATGGTGATGCAATTATGTCAATTAAAATAG